DNA sequence from the Nitrospiria bacterium genome:
CGATCCGCGCGACTGTCCCGGCATCCATCATCTTCCAGGGTTTGTAAAGGATCGTATTTTTAACACGGGCCCTATTCTGAAATTTTGTCTCCGTGGCGCCCGGGCAGAGCGCCGTCACCGTGATGCCCGTACCGCGAAGCTCCTCGTTCAGCGCCTCGGACAAGGACAGCACGTATGCCTTGGTCGCATAATAGACGGCGAAGAAAGGTCCCGGCACGAAGCCCCCGGCCGAGGCGACGTTCATAATCCGGCCTTCTTTCTTCTGAATCATGTACGGAAGCAGCCGTTTGGTCAGGTCTGTAAGGCTGACCATGTTGACCTGCATCATCCGGACTTCCTCATCCAACGCCGTTTCGGCGAACCGCCCGTAGACCCCATATCCGGCGTTGTTGATCAGGACATCGATCTTGATGGATTCCTTCCGAAGCTCCTGGATGATCGCCTCGGCCGCACGCGGTTCGGAGAGATCCGTTGAGATTGTTTTGATCGATACTTTGGGCTCTTCTTTTCGGATCGCCTCGGCCGCTTCCTCAAGTCGTTCCCCGTCCCTGGCCACCAGGACGAGATTGTAGTCGTCCCGGGCGAGCAGCCGGCCGAGCTCATACCCGATCCCGCTTGAGGCGCCGGTGACGAGGGCCGTCCTCCCTTGATTTGAAATGGGCGACATACTCGTTAAGTAGAATATGAATCCGGCCGGTTGTCAAGTTTTTCCGGATCACGGGGCCGTATAATCCGACCCATCCTTTTTTGATATTTAGGGCTTGCTATTTTTATCCCGACCGTGTTATAGTGGCAAAAGTTTGACGAACCACGAGGCGGTATCCAACCACGATGATCCCTCCTCAAGAAGCAGGTCCATCAATACCTACCGATAGACCATCACTCTTCTAAAAGGTTCTTCAATCAGGGCAAAAAGTCCGGCCGAGCTGAACTCTGCCTCACATGATGCAGGGCTACGTATGCGCCGTCGCTTTTTTGCAAACAGGCACGGGACTGCGGTCCCAGGATATAAAGGAGTTACAAGGAATGACGTTTGAAGAGTTGGGGCTTGCCCCGGAAATACTACGCGCCGTCAAGGCGAAAAATTATGAAGCGCCCACCCCCATCCAGGAGCAGGCCATCCCGGCCATACGCGCGGGGAAGGACTTGATCGGCTGCGCGCAGACCGGGACCGGCAAGACGGCCGGTTTCACGCTGCCGATCCTCCACCGGCTGCGCGAAGGCCGTTCGCCGTCGCTTCGGGTTCTGGTGCTCGTGCCCACGCGCGAGCTGGCGGCGCAGGTGGACGAAAGCATCCGGACCTACGGCCGTTATCTTCATTTGCGAACCGGGGTCGTGTTCGGAGGGGTGAATTTCGAGCGGCAGGAGCTTGCGCTCCGCCGAGGGATCGACATCCTCGTCGCCACTCCCGGTCGTTTGCTGGATCATATGCGGCAGGGGAATGTGAGTTTTAAAAGCCTCGAGGTCCTGGTGATCGACGAGGCGGACCGGATGCTCGACATGGGATTCATTCCGGATGTCCGTGCGATCATCAAAAACATCCCCCAGCACCGTCAGACCCTCCTGTTCTCGGCCACCATGCCGGGGGAGATCCAGGTGCTCGCCCATGAAATTCTGAGGCAGCCGGTCGTGATCCAGATCGCGCGACAGGGGACGCCGGCCAGCGGCGTGCGGCAGGCGGTGTATTCCGTCGACGCCTCGCGCAAGCGGGACCTGCTGCTCCATTTGATCGAGAAGGAAAAGATGGACCAGGTGCTCGTCTTTACCCGCACGAAACACCGAGCGGACCATCTGGCCCAACAGCTCGAGCGGAACGGAAAACGCGTGGCGGCGCTTCACAGCAACAAGAGCCAGGGGGCGCGGACCCGTATCCTGGATGAGTTCCGGAGAGGATCGATCCAGGTCCTGGTCGCCACGAACATCGCCGCGCGCGGACTGGACGTCAAAGGAATTTCACACGTGGTGAATTTCGATCTTCCGGATTCCCCGGAGGACTATGTCCACCGGATCGGGCGGACCGCCCGCGCCGAGGCGGAGGGCGATGCGATTTCGCTGATGGCCCCGAACGAGCGGGGAAACCTCCGCGAGATCGAGCGTCTGATCGGATCGAAGATTCCCCAGATGGAGATCCCCGGGTTTGAAAGCACGGGAGAGGCTCAGGAGGAAGCGCCGGGCCGGTTTACCCGTTCCCGGCATCGACAAAGCGGGGGTGCATCGAAGTGGCGGCGGCCGGTGTTCCAACGATAAGCCGCTCGCATTAAGCCTCGTTCTTTTGAAGTATAAAGGCCGGGTCTGGATACCAGACCCGGCCTAAATTTTTTACGATCGTGGGAGGAAGATGCGGTGCGCGGCCAGGACTTCGCGGATGCGGGGCAGAGCTTCACGGGCGGCGGCCGCCCCGGCCTCGACGCATCGTTCCTTTTGGGTGAAATCAAAGGCGGCGATCCCGTTCACATCGGGGTGAATCAAAACGTCGGCCTCCTGCGCGTGCCGCCGCCGGATCTCGGCCCCGGAAATGCTGAGGGCCTGGATGATGACGGTCACGATGTCCGCGCCCTGGATGTCCCTGACCCGGGTCCCGACGTCGACCGCAATCGTCACGTCCGCGCCCAGGAACTTTGCGGTGGGCACCGGGAGCGATTCCAGCACGCCGCCGTCGACCAAAAGCCTCCCGTCCATCTCGACCGGCTGGAAAACGGCCGGCAGCGCGCAGCTGGCATGCACCGCGGGCGCCAGGGGGCCGCGGTTCAAAATGACGCGTTCGCCGGCCCGGATATCGGTCGCGACGGCCGCGAAGGGAATCTTGAGGTCCTCGATCCGCGAGGCGGCCACCTTCTGCGAGACGAAGCGTTCCAGCCGGTCTCCGACGATCAGGCCCTTCCGGAGCGTGAGGAAGGCGTAGTCCACGAGATCGTTCCGTTCCAGTTGGAAGGCGATCGATTCCAGGTTCGGACTGTGGGGCGTCGCGGCATAAAGCGCTCCGATGAGGCTCCCCACGCTCGTGCCCACCACCAGGTGGATCGGAATCCCTTCCTGTTCCAGGACGCGAATCACCCCGATGTGGGCGAAACCCCGCGCCGCGCCGCCGCCGAGCACGAGGGCGACCCGGGGAGATAACTTGGGCCGGCCCCCCAGACGGACCCGTAGTTTTTCCCAGAAACCCATCGCGCTATCTTAAATCGGCCCGCAAAAAATCGCAAGTGCTCCTGCCCCTTGACGGACCCGTTTCAATCCGTTACTTTATCCGCATGATTTATATCCACTGTGAGAAATCAAGATGATTCCGCTCCGCGACGACAACCCGACCAAGACGACGCCCGTGGTGACGATCGGGATCATTGTGGCCGCCACCGTGGTCTTTATCTACCAGCTCACCCTGGGCCCGCAGGCCGGGGAGCAGTTCGTCTATCTGTACGGGGCGATACCGGCCGTGATCATGGGACAGCAAACACTGCCGCGAGAGGTGATGGCCCTTCCACCCTCGCTGAGCCTCATCACCAGCATGTTCCTTCACGGCGGGCCTCTGCACCTGATCGGGAACATGCTATTTCTCTGGATCTTCGGAGACAATATCGAAGAGGCGATGGGCCATGTCCGGTTCATCTTTTTTTATCTGATCTGCGGCGTGGTCGCGGCGATGAGCCACGCCTTTTCCAATCCCGCTTCGGTTTCGCCCATGATCGGCGCGAGCGGGGCCATCTCGGGCGTGTTGGGCGCCTATCTGTTGCTCTATCCGCGCGCGCGGGTCTACACCCTCATCCCTCTCGGCTTCTTTTTCTGGCGGGCGCATATCCCGGCGAGCATCATGTTGGGGTTCTGGTTCGTGCTTCAACTAATCAGCGGAACTTCCTCGGTCGGCGCCGCGGGAGGGGGCGTCGCCTGGTTCGCGCACATCGGCGGATTCTTGGCCGGGATGGCCCTGATCGGTTTCTTCAAGCACCGCAGCGTCCGGTTTTTCAACCCGCCCAATCGTCGGTCCCCGCGGTTTTATACGGAAGGGTAGGAGATTGCATTCCCCTTCCCGGCCGTTTATAATACCCGTCGGAGGAAGGATGCGATGACGAACGACCAGGCGGTCCTGATGATCGCCAACAGCGAACTGGATTCGAACCTTTATTATGCCACGAAGTTTCTGGCCCCCGATCCCTTCATCTTTATCCAGACCAACGGACAGAAAACCCTGGTGATGAGCGATCTCGAGGTCGACCGGGCCCGTGCCCAGGCGCGCGTGGACGAGGTGCTGTCCTATTCCGCGATCGAACAGCGATTGAAAGAGCAGGGCCATGCCAATCCCAGGACGACCGACGTCGTGGACGCCTGTTTAAAAGAGCGCGGGGTGAAACGGCTTCTCGTTCCCGGCGATTTCGGCTTCCGACACGCCCAGGCGCTCCAATCAAAGGGCTACGCCCTGACGGTCAAACCCGATCCCTTCTTCGAAGAGCGGGTGCTGAAATCGTCCGATGAGATCGAGGCGATCACGCAGACCCAGCGGGCGACCGAGGCGGCGGTCCGGGCCGCGATCGACGTGATCCGGGAATCCAAAATCAAAAAAGACGAATTGCACGGAAGCGAAGGGGTCCTGACCTCCGAGGGGATCAAAAAAATCATCAATGTAAAACTGATGGAGATGGACTGCATCGCCCAGCACACGATCGTGGCCTGCGGGATCCAGGGATGCGATCCGCACGACGAAGGGTCCGGTCCGCTGCGGCCGAATCAATCCATCGTGATGGACGTTTTTCCCCGTTCGGCCCGCTCGCGGTATTATGCCGACATGACGCGGACCGTCGTGAAGGGACGCGCCCCGGATGCGCTTCGTAAGATGTACGACACCGTGCGCCGCGGCCAGGAAGAGGGGATCGCGATGGTGCGCGACGGGGCGGACGGCCGGGCGATCCACCAGCGGATCATGACGCTCTTCGAGCAGTCGGGCTATCCGACGGGCCCGAAGAACGGCCGGATGCAGGGATTTTTCCACGGCACCGGACACGGCGTCGGATTGGACATCCATGAGCCGCCGCGGATCAGCAAGGCCGAATGGACCCTGAAGGCCGGGGAGGTCGTCACGGTCGAACCGGGGCTGTATTATCCCGAGATCGGCGCGGTCCGGATCGAGGACCTGGTCGTGGTGACCCAAACCGGTTGCGAGAACCTGACGCGATTTCCGAAGGTGCTGGAAGTATGACCCAAGGGTATACGTTTCTGGAAGACATAGCCATCTCCGACCTGGCGTTCGAGGCGAGGGGCGATACCCCCGCCGAGCTGTTTCAGGCGGCGGCTCTCGCCCTTTTCGAGGGAATGGCCGACACCCACCGGCTGCGTCCGAAGATCCGGAAAGAAATCCGCTTGCGGCATGCCCAACTCGATCAGCTGATGTATGACTGGCTGTCGGAGCTGATCTATTTGAAGGATAAGGAAGGGCTTCTGTTCAAGGAATTCACCGTCCGGCTGGATCACAATTCGGAATGGAGTCTGATGGCCAGCGTCGGAGGCGAGCCGATCGATCCCAAGCGCCACGGCCTCCGCGCCGATGCAAAGGCCGTGACCTATCACCGGTTCGAGGTGGCCCAGACGGAGGCGGGGGGCTGGAAGGCCCTCGTCGTCGTGGACATATAGGTCTTTTCAGACCTATACGACCTATGCAAATCAACAAGATTACAGACTATCTGTGGGAAATCCCGAAGACCGAGAAGGAAGGGATGCATGTCCCGGCGCGGATATTCGCCTCCGAAAAGTTGTTGAAGGAGATGGACGCGGGCGTGTTCGAGCAGATCACGAACGTGGCCTGCCTTCCGGGAATCCAGAAATACGCGCTCTGCATGCCCGACGGCCATTGGGGCTACGGGTTTCCGATCGGCGGCGTGGCCGCATTCTCGACGAAGGACGGCGTCATCTCCCCCGGCGGGATCGGGTTCGACATCAATTGCGGGATGCGGCTGATCCGGACCGATCTGAAGCTGGCCGATGTGCAGCCGCGCCTTCGGGACCTGCTGAACGTTTTGTTCAACAAGGTGCCCGCCGGCGTGGGCGCGAAAGGGTTCGTCAAGATCGACAGGAAAGAGCTGTCCGAGGTGATGACGCGGGGCGTGAATTGGTGCATCAAGAAGGGCTACGGCTGGGCGCAGGACCGCGATCGGGTCGAGGGCGGTGGATGCCTCCCGGGCGGCGATCCCTCCCATGTGAGTCCGCATGCCGTGGAGCGGGGGATCGGCCAGATCGGGACGCTGGGCTCGGGCAATCATTATCTGGAAATCCAGGTGGCCTCGCAGGAGAATATTTTCGACGAAAAGCTGGCCCGCGCGCTCGGGATCTTCGGGCAGAACCAGGTGGTCGTGATGGTCCATTGCGGCTCGCGCGGCTTCGGCCACCAGATCGGGACGGATTACCTCCGCGTGTTCGACACGGCCATGAAGAAATACGGCATCACGGTGCGCGACCGGCAACTGGCCTGCGCGCCGTTCCGGTCGCCGGAGGGTCAGGCCTACTACAGCGCGATGAACTGCGCCGCAAACATGGCCTTCGCCAACCGGCAGGTGATCACGCACCGTATCCGCGAGGCTTTCAGCCAGGTCTTCAACGAGGACGCCGAGCGGCTGGGGCTGGAAACGATCTACGACGTGGCGCACAACGTGGCCAAAATCGAGACCTACGAGATCGACGGAAAACCGACGGAGGTCCTCGTCCACCGCAAGGGTTCGACGCGCTGCTTCGGACCCGGCCGAAGCGAGGTCCCGACGCTCTACCGCGATTGGGGGCAGCCGGTGATCGTGGGCGGCTCGATGGAGACCGGGTCTTACCTTTGTATCGGAACCCGGAAGGCCGAGACCGAGACCTTCGGCTCGACGATGCACGGCTCGGGCCGTACAATGTCCCGACACGCGGCCAAGCGGATGATCCGTGGGAGCGATCTACAGAGGCGGATGGAGCAGCACGGGATCCTCGTGAAGGCCGTCTCGATGTCCGGACTGGCCGAGGAGGCCGGCGCGGCCTACAAGAACATCTCGGAGGTCGTGGACACGATGGATGCCGTCGGGGTATCGAAAAAAGTCGTCCGGCTCAAGCCGATCGGGAATATCAAGGGATAGGGCCGGGCTTCCATTCCGCATTTTCCTAAATCCAAGATACACCAGGATCCGATGTGATCCTTCTGCTGGCCATAATGCTGATCGGTTTCGCCCCGCCGGCGCACGCGGCCGGACCGGCCGTTCACGAGTTTGCGCTGCCGGACGGATCGCATCCGCATGATGTCGCGCCGGCGGCCGACGGCGCAGTGTGGTACACGGCCCAGGGCCGCGGCGCGCTGGGACGCCTCGACCCGAAGGGCGCCAGGACGAGGGAGATCCTGCTGGGCCGAGGGTCTTCCCCGCACGGCGTCATCGTCGGGCCGGACGGCGCGCCGTGGGTCACGGACTCCGGGCGGAACGCGATCGTCCGCGTCGATCCGAAGACGTATTCGGTGCGCGCCTTTCCGCTTCCCATCAAAGCGTACGCCAACCTCAACACCGCCGCGTTCGATCACAACGGCACGCTCTGGTTCACGGGCCAGAGCGGCTATTACGGACGGCTGGACCCGAAGAGCGGCAAGGTATCGGTGTTCGACGCCCCGCGCGGGCCGGGACCCTACGGCATCGCGACGGCCCCCGACGGCGCCGTCTGGTACGCCTCGCTGGCCGGCTCCCATATCGCCCGCGTCGACCCGGCCTCGGGCCGCCCGACCGTTCTCGACCCGCCGACGCGCGGTCAGGGCGCGCGGCGGGTCTGGGCCGATTCGAAAAGCCGGGTCTGGGTGAGCGAATGGAATGCCGGGAAGGTCGCCGTCTACGATCCGAAGACGGGGCGGTGGAAGGAATGGAAACTGCCCGGTAAAGATCCCCAGGCCTACGCGGTCTATGTCGATGAGAACGACAAGGTGTGGCTCTCCGATTTCGGCGGCGACGTGATCGTGCGCTTTGACCCGGAGACGGAAGCCTTCACGCCGTTCAAGCTTCCGACCCCCGGGGCGGCGGTCCGGCAGATCCTCGGTCGGCCGGAGGAAATCTGGATGGCCGAGTCGGCCAACGACAAACTGGCCGTCATCTGCGACCCGTGCCGGTTTAAATGATTTGGAAAATTCCCTTCCGATGGTCCAAGGGTTTTTGGGCTGACACATCGGTCAGCCCCTACATTCCAAATGATCCATTTCGCTCCGAATTGACCGCCAAAAAGAACGAATATATTCGATCTGCATCATTATAATATTTAGATATGTAGGGAGATAGGGGCCGTAATTGTAGGGGTTGGATTAGTCAAACCCCTACCGTCTTTAATTGACCCGCCTCACCTGAAACGGTATAATCCGCGATAATATTCCCCCAGCGTGAGCCGTTCCTTCCGTCACTAACTTTCACCCGGTTGCATCCGCCGGGAAGAAAAGGGATATTGTAATCCTCCCTATTTCTTACATTTCTTGTTTTTCGCAGGAGGTCTGGTTGTTTTGAAAAAATACCTGATATGATAGATTCCATCAGAAAATAATCAATGGAATTGGGTGCCAATGCCAATAATAGAAACGATTGAAGCCAAGTCTTAAATCAAGACTTTCGAATATTCCAAGTAAGTCACACCCCTCCGGCCCCGTGCGCGGGCGATATTCAAGAAATCCCATTTGCACATTGCACACCGCTTCCCGCTCTGGTAGAATACGACTCCATTATCCTCCGGAATCATTCCATGCGCGTCACGTTTCACATACAGAAATACAATCCGGAACGGGACCCGAAGCCGTACGAGGAGCCGTACCGGATCGACGTCGGTCACGGCACGACGGTGCTCGAGGCGCTGATGCGCCTGAAGAACGAGACCGACGGCACGCTGACGTTCCGCTACGCCTGTCGCAGCGCGATCTGCGGCTCCTGCGCGATGGAGATCAACGGGAGCGAGAAGCTCGCCTGCAAGACGCAGATCCGGCCCGAGCTGGAACGGCACGGCGAGATCCGGATCGGCCCGCTTAAGAACCTTCCGCTGATCAAGGACCTCGTGGTCGAGATGAGTCCCTTTTGGGAGAAGATCCGCTCGATCCAGCCGTGGCTCGAGCCGCTGCCGCACGAGCAGGTGGATCCGGCCCGGATGCGGGACGCCTACGCGGCCTTCAACAACGTCGAGGCCTGCATCCTCTGCGGGGCCTGCGTCGCGGCCTGCACCGTCTACGAAGTCGAAAAAAATTTCGCCGGCCCCGCGGCGCTCGCCAAGGCCTGGCGGTTCACGGCCGATCCTCGCGAGGCGGCCGTGCCGGAACGGCTGAACCGATTGCAGGGGGACGGCGGGATCTGGGACTGCACGCGGTGCAATTACTGCGTCGAGGTCTGTCCGAAGGACGTCAAGCCGATGGAGGCGATCATCCTTTTGCGGCGGGCCTCCCTTCAGTCCGGCCTGACGCAGACGATGGGTTCCCGTCACATCATGAGTTTTGTGGACATCATACGGCACGAGGGTCGTTTGAATGAAGGGCTCATGCCGATGAAGGTGATCGGGTTCAGGCTCAAGGATTTCTTGCGGGTCCTCCCGCTGGGTATCCGGATGTTTCTGAAGGGGAAGGTGCCGTTCCCGTTCAAGCTTAAACCGGCCATCCCGGGAATGAAACAGGTCCGGGCCGTTTTCGCCGCCCGCGCGCAGGCGAGGGAAAAGAAACCATGAAATACGCGCTCTACACGGGCTGCGCGGCCAAGGGCGCCTGTCCGGAGCTTTACCAGTCGACGATGCTGGTCACGAAGCGGCTCGGTCTCGAAGTGGTCGAGATGCTGAACGCGGCGTGCTGCGGGGCCGGCGTGATCACGGAGGCCGATCCCGACCTCGCGCTCGCGATCAACGCACGCACCTTTGCGCAAGCCGAGGCGCTCGGCCTGAACATCATGACGATCTGCGGCACCTGTCAGGGCGTGATGGCCATGGCGAACCACCGGCTCAAGACCGAGGAGGGGCTGCTCGACCGGATCAACGGGCTCCTCGAGCCGGAGGGCGTCCGCTACAACGGCGGCGTCGAGGTGAAGCATCTCCTTTGGATCATCGTCGGCGATATCGGCCTCGACACGCTGCGGGGCCACGTGACCGTGCCCCTGGAAAACCTCCGGATCGCGCCGTTTTACGGCTGCTACATCCTTCGTCCCTCGAAATATCTGGGCTTCGACGATCCGGAGAACCCGGTCTCGCTCGAAAAACTGATCTCGGCCCTCAGCGCCCATCCGGTCGATTATGAGGGAAGGACGAAATGCTGCGGTTTTCCGCTGGTGCTGGAGAAGGAGCCGATTGCGATCGGCATGGTGGGCGCCCATGTCAAGGAAGCGAAGGACGAGCTGGCCGACGCGATGGTCACGCCCTGCCCGCTCTGTCATATGAATCTCGATATCTATCAGGATCGGGCCGGGAAGAAGATCGGCGGGAAGCTGGCCCTCCCGATCCTCCATCTCCCGCAGCTCATCGGTCTGGCCATGGGTTTCAAAGCCAAAGAACTCGGGCTTTCGCGCCATCTGATCCCGACAAAATCGGTGGTCGAAAAAATTCAATTGAAGGTGTAGGGGCGTGCAGATCTTCGATCTCCAAAAAAGCCGAAGCTTCTCCCCCGACAAGCTCAAGAAAAACAACCTGGCCGAAACCGACCGCCTCTTTTGCGATCTGTATTGTCTGGAGCCCGGGCAGGAACAGAAGCCGCACCTGCATGAGGACTCCGACAAGATCTACATCGTGCTGGAGGGCCGCGGCTGGTTTCGCATCGGCTCCGAAGAGCGCGAGATCGGCCGGGAGCGGGGCGTACTGGCCCCGGCGGGCGTCGACCACGGCGTTAAGAACGGCTCGGGCGAGCGTCTGGTTCTTTTGGTCTTCATGGCGCCCAGGCCCTGATTATAGGGGCTCGCGTCGCCCCCTCCATCCGCCTCAGGCGGAATGGAGCCTCCCCCTCTCGCTCGCCTTGCTCGCTGGAAAGATTTTCGGTCCGCGTCGTTCAATCGTTCCAAATCCGACCGGTGCATGATTTTTCGCAACATGATATGATACCGGCATGGCCGAGCCCCGCTTCGATTGCGTCGTCGTTCATTATCATGAGATCGCCCTCAAAGGCGGAAATCGGCCGATGTTCGTACGCCGGCTGGCCGAAAACCTTCGAAAGGCCACGCACGATCTCGGCGGGGTTCGAGTCCTGACCCCCTACGGACGGATCCTGATCCAGTTGGAACAAGAAATAGCCTGGCCGGTTCTGCGCGAGCGCGTCCGCGGCGTGTTCGGCGTCGCCAACTTTTCGCCGGCCTGCCGTACGGCCCGCGAACCGGAAGCGATGGAGACCTTCCTGCACGCGGCCCTTGCGGGAAAATCGTTTGCAAGCTTTCGCATTTCAGCACGGCGCAGCGATAAAAATTATCCCCTGACCTCGGTGGAATTGAACGAACGCCTGGGCCGATTCGTTCAGAATAAATCGAGGGCGCGCGTGGATCTGAAAAACCCGGAGCTCACGATCCATGTCGAGCTGCTCCGGAAGGAGGCCCTGGTTTATTATGAAAAACACGACGGGCCCGGGGGGCTGCCCGTGGGAGTCAGCGGCCCTGTGCTGAGCCTGATCTCCGGAGGGATCGATTCCCCCGTGGCCTCGTATTTCATGATGAAGCGGGGCTGCAGCGTCGCCTTCGTCCATTTCCACGGGTTCCCCTATCTGAC
Encoded proteins:
- a CDS encoding SDR family oxidoreductase is translated as MSPISNQGRTALVTGASSGIGYELGRLLARDDYNLVLVARDGERLEEAAEAIRKEEPKVSIKTISTDLSEPRAAEAIIQELRKESIKIDVLINNAGYGVYGRFAETALDEEVRMMQVNMVSLTDLTKRLLPYMIQKKEGRIMNVASAGGFVPGPFFAVYYATKAYVLSLSEALNEELRGTGITVTALCPGATETKFQNRARVKNTILYKPWKMMDAGTVARIGYRGMMKGKAVVIPGLLNKLMIFSTRFGPRSSVARLTRFIQENRNTNSPFF
- a CDS encoding patatin-like phospholipase family protein; the encoded protein is MGFWEKLRVRLGGRPKLSPRVALVLGGGAARGFAHIGVIRVLEQEGIPIHLVVGTSVGSLIGALYAATPHSPNLESIAFQLERNDLVDYAFLTLRKGLIVGDRLERFVSQKVAASRIEDLKIPFAAVATDIRAGERVILNRGPLAPAVHASCALPAVFQPVEMDGRLLVDGGVLESLPVPTAKFLGADVTIAVDVGTRVRDIQGADIVTVIIQALSISGAEIRRRHAQEADVLIHPDVNGIAAFDFTQKERCVEAGAAAAREALPRIREVLAAHRIFLPRS
- a CDS encoding Xaa-Pro peptidase family protein; this encodes MTNDQAVLMIANSELDSNLYYATKFLAPDPFIFIQTNGQKTLVMSDLEVDRARAQARVDEVLSYSAIEQRLKEQGHANPRTTDVVDACLKERGVKRLLVPGDFGFRHAQALQSKGYALTVKPDPFFEERVLKSSDEIEAITQTQRATEAAVRAAIDVIRESKIKKDELHGSEGVLTSEGIKKIINVKLMEMDCIAQHTIVACGIQGCDPHDEGSGPLRPNQSIVMDVFPRSARSRYYADMTRTVVKGRAPDALRKMYDTVRRGQEEGIAMVRDGADGRAIHQRIMTLFEQSGYPTGPKNGRMQGFFHGTGHGVGLDIHEPPRISKAEWTLKAGEVVTVEPGLYYPEIGAVRIEDLVVVTQTGCENLTRFPKVLEV
- a CDS encoding rhomboid family intramembrane serine protease gives rise to the protein MIPLRDDNPTKTTPVVTIGIIVAATVVFIYQLTLGPQAGEQFVYLYGAIPAVIMGQQTLPREVMALPPSLSLITSMFLHGGPLHLIGNMLFLWIFGDNIEEAMGHVRFIFFYLICGVVAAMSHAFSNPASVSPMIGASGAISGVLGAYLLLYPRARVYTLIPLGFFFWRAHIPASIMLGFWFVLQLISGTSSVGAAGGGVAWFAHIGGFLAGMALIGFFKHRSVRFFNPPNRRSPRFYTEG
- a CDS encoding CoB--CoM heterodisulfide reductase iron-sulfur subunit B family protein, which translates into the protein MKYALYTGCAAKGACPELYQSTMLVTKRLGLEVVEMLNAACCGAGVITEADPDLALAINARTFAQAEALGLNIMTICGTCQGVMAMANHRLKTEEGLLDRINGLLEPEGVRYNGGVEVKHLLWIIVGDIGLDTLRGHVTVPLENLRIAPFYGCYILRPSKYLGFDDPENPVSLEKLISALSAHPVDYEGRTKCCGFPLVLEKEPIAIGMVGAHVKEAKDELADAMVTPCPLCHMNLDIYQDRAGKKIGGKLALPILHLPQLIGLAMGFKAKELGLSRHLIPTKSVVEKIQLKV
- a CDS encoding archease, yielding MTQGYTFLEDIAISDLAFEARGDTPAELFQAAALALFEGMADTHRLRPKIRKEIRLRHAQLDQLMYDWLSELIYLKDKEGLLFKEFTVRLDHNSEWSLMASVGGEPIDPKRHGLRADAKAVTYHRFEVAQTEAGGWKALVVVDI
- a CDS encoding RtcB family protein; this translates as MQINKITDYLWEIPKTEKEGMHVPARIFASEKLLKEMDAGVFEQITNVACLPGIQKYALCMPDGHWGYGFPIGGVAAFSTKDGVISPGGIGFDINCGMRLIRTDLKLADVQPRLRDLLNVLFNKVPAGVGAKGFVKIDRKELSEVMTRGVNWCIKKGYGWAQDRDRVEGGGCLPGGDPSHVSPHAVERGIGQIGTLGSGNHYLEIQVASQENIFDEKLARALGIFGQNQVVVMVHCGSRGFGHQIGTDYLRVFDTAMKKYGITVRDRQLACAPFRSPEGQAYYSAMNCAANMAFANRQVITHRIREAFSQVFNEDAERLGLETIYDVAHNVAKIETYEIDGKPTEVLVHRKGSTRCFGPGRSEVPTLYRDWGQPVIVGGSMETGSYLCIGTRKAETETFGSTMHGSGRTMSRHAAKRMIRGSDLQRRMEQHGILVKAVSMSGLAEEAGAAYKNISEVVDTMDAVGVSKKVVRLKPIGNIKG
- a CDS encoding cupin domain-containing protein, with translation MQIFDLQKSRSFSPDKLKKNNLAETDRLFCDLYCLEPGQEQKPHLHEDSDKIYIVLEGRGWFRIGSEEREIGRERGVLAPAGVDHGVKNGSGERLVLLVFMAPRP
- a CDS encoding succinate dehydrogenase/fumarate reductase iron-sulfur subunit, producing MRVTFHIQKYNPERDPKPYEEPYRIDVGHGTTVLEALMRLKNETDGTLTFRYACRSAICGSCAMEINGSEKLACKTQIRPELERHGEIRIGPLKNLPLIKDLVVEMSPFWEKIRSIQPWLEPLPHEQVDPARMRDAYAAFNNVEACILCGACVAACTVYEVEKNFAGPAALAKAWRFTADPREAAVPERLNRLQGDGGIWDCTRCNYCVEVCPKDVKPMEAIILLRRASLQSGLTQTMGSRHIMSFVDIIRHEGRLNEGLMPMKVIGFRLKDFLRVLPLGIRMFLKGKVPFPFKLKPAIPGMKQVRAVFAARAQAREKKP
- a CDS encoding DEAD/DEAH box helicase, yielding MTFEELGLAPEILRAVKAKNYEAPTPIQEQAIPAIRAGKDLIGCAQTGTGKTAGFTLPILHRLREGRSPSLRVLVLVPTRELAAQVDESIRTYGRYLHLRTGVVFGGVNFERQELALRRGIDILVATPGRLLDHMRQGNVSFKSLEVLVIDEADRMLDMGFIPDVRAIIKNIPQHRQTLLFSATMPGEIQVLAHEILRQPVVIQIARQGTPASGVRQAVYSVDASRKRDLLLHLIEKEKMDQVLVFTRTKHRADHLAQQLERNGKRVAALHSNKSQGARTRILDEFRRGSIQVLVATNIAARGLDVKGISHVVNFDLPDSPEDYVHRIGRTARAEAEGDAISLMAPNERGNLREIERLIGSKIPQMEIPGFESTGEAQEEAPGRFTRSRHRQSGGASKWRRPVFQR
- a CDS encoding lyase, which encodes MLIGFAPPAHAAGPAVHEFALPDGSHPHDVAPAADGAVWYTAQGRGALGRLDPKGARTREILLGRGSSPHGVIVGPDGAPWVTDSGRNAIVRVDPKTYSVRAFPLPIKAYANLNTAAFDHNGTLWFTGQSGYYGRLDPKSGKVSVFDAPRGPGPYGIATAPDGAVWYASLAGSHIARVDPASGRPTVLDPPTRGQGARRVWADSKSRVWVSEWNAGKVAVYDPKTGRWKEWKLPGKDPQAYAVYVDENDKVWLSDFGGDVIVRFDPETEAFTPFKLPTPGAAVRQILGRPEEIWMAESANDKLAVICDPCRFK